One part of the Vanessa tameamea isolate UH-Manoa-2023 chromosome 8, ilVanTame1 primary haplotype, whole genome shotgun sequence genome encodes these proteins:
- the LOC113400036 gene encoding zinc finger protein 91-like isoform X2, which produces MDNVNNWHIFKTVCERTQNKLQSLINKESNQLEEVKIKSEPLSDEAYDDGVVIDGSYPDSENASSSRVQPEGPPILASLGLTPRSDKGMESEKDEEYEDEEEMMEQQQTFTHMPNMPEVSITVMRPSGETLHARQGIQQLASKDCLVCGRSYRYSHNARRHELTAHDFDRYTNKINTKKSHAHMQPKFRPNPFNPKARLMPNPISHKMQFHSKSMPPKMMPQKIIAPPKPIPIRTGKNSQNNLPYPLRIKALKDLQIKKKEPQILKTLLTAKPEVLVSEPEIINSGPESPETLISEPEIASFQVEAILSEPDGFVNQHEDDEIDDENNQGQNYDTVDMDSENEIEIARQQENDIQGDENHEVHDEENTQEDENNMEETNDDNEKENREDNGESQDNMDVENNIEEEADADDDNAKENDEENGEKDNDEQIINHEENEDDDDLPPMSIAPVVEINEDLQTNSYNSDGNEELDETVDPNDAVDGDEGEKDIDPDKVYITKTQRDFILKYRDIIQQINTKRCICCNKEHPRRKAVIQHLQKNGHKVPKHTCYNCVVTFTHIGALLSHMRSNTCTDLWKIIYNENGITDDIVLEVEPKDVKVQYKDILNARSYACKLCPAKFQLKQFIMKHVLDVHEDGQSRFPHSCVHCGLRFKEKSIGKRHIRNGDCTVEICCELCSEKFLSLQEFNDHAVAIHAGSFDPDNQSKCVDGRPTDCPICGKKNSSYPNLVKHLKIIHNEEKPHHCQHCDAKFEQTADLNKHIYMEHSDRSLGMHTNEPDISLVKEEAEEYHYSCTECNAIFETVDAWTDHQVAEHNQVAHHCDQCEKKFLRPSELAEHKNTHLRVKFYPCSICSNSYSTPQKLSEHVQQAHPGANTRGGESEFFCDLCIRSFKSRQAYSNHMRIHSKVPTTNRKPGETKGFGPQIIGKPIRHFSMQPGFSPYVPNAPYCCDICGKGFMHKKNIWKHKKVLHADLLNDRNDSEENTMQASTEEDDYNVDENGAILSTPQFDSFNFTNLTNNMQQTSQDALPYSCELCYKRFPLRTSLWKHKRAKHGIINASASGASETQTQSSNEGRSSCTICKITFSDKKSYYRHRKNVHKSTVQMCKICGKPLNSTLELYEHLKAAHARELLGYNANQSSSKSQDMNQEMDIEYDGDQDSVDPSVDYQARYPCDTCGKQFVGLLALQNHQCINQIQNQPQTFDCEICHKSYTSIAALKSHRGWHLRSPDGKAAANNSGLWMPQNKVTSKVSKHEVVDAVPVPPKTSTSTPATLAKRRLPPEVEVTVVNPNKKLRSDDSIEMDHQNNLSGGAEDRYCNLCDKEFTKRAAYQRHMDEVHQPNSVFCPVCDKSFTRKSTLIVHMKKHYEGGEGSSTQMEEDVQACEVCGAQFDTVKALNSHRALHHGEESAESEDDGGAIAAPPGEFTCGQCGDGVATPRDLIAHRTMHATPTKFFCNICKVYFARALDLSSHTRARHSDNEKVFFPCAMCDRFYMNKKSLQRHIEMAH; this is translated from the exons ATGGACAATGTTAATAACTGGCACATATTTAAGACTGTTTGTGAAAGGACACAAAACAAGTTACAGTCTCTTATAAATAAGGAGAGCAACCAACTAGAAGAG GTGAAAATTAAAAGTGAACCCTTATCTGATGAAGCATATGATGATGGAGTGGTTATTGATGGATCATACCCTGATAGTGAG aatGCCTCATCGAGTAGAGTACAACCTGAAGGACCACCTATTTTGGCATCGCTGGGGCTCACACCGAGAAGTGATAAG GGAATGGAGAGTGAGAAAGATGAAGAATATGAAGACGAGGAAGAAATGATGGAGCAGCAGCAAACATTTACGCACATGCCTAATATGCCTGAAGTTTCCATTACTGTCATGCGCCCATCAGGAGAAACTCTTCATGCCCGCCAAGGTATTCAGCAGCTTGCATCTAAGGATTGTCTAGTGTGCGGCCGATCCTATAGGTACTCTCACAATGCTCGACGACATGAACTTACAGCTCATGATTTCGATAGATACACCAACAAGATTAATACAAAGAAATCTCACGCTCATATGCAACCTAAATTCAGGCCGAATCCATTCAATCCTAAGGCCAGATTAATGCCAAATCCAATAAGCCACAAAATGCAATTTCACTCGAAATCTATGCCACCTAAAATGATGCCTCAGAAGATCATTGCACCACCAAAGCCTATACCAATAAGAACAGGGAAAAATTCCCAAAACAACTTACCATATCCACTTCGCATTAAGGCTCTTAAAGATTTGcaaattaagaaaaaagaaCCTCAAATTTTAAAGACATTATTAACTGCCAAGCCAGAAGTTCTAGTTTCGGAAcctgaaataattaattcggGGCCCGAAAGTCCAGAAACATTAATTTCGGAGCCAGAAATTGCCTCATTTCAAGTAGAAGCAATTTTATCAGAGCCAGATGGTTTTGTTAATCAACATGAAGATGACGAAATTGATGATGAAAACAATCAAGGACAAAATTATGACACCGTCGATATGGATTCGGAAAATGAGATTGAGATAGCTCGTCAGCAAGAAAATGATATCCAAGGCGATGAAAATCACGAAGTTCACGATGAAGAAAATACTCAAGAAGATGAGAATAACATGGAGGAGACAAATGACGATAATGAAAAAGAGAACCGTGAAGATAATGGCGAGAGTCAAGATAATATGGAcgtagaaaataatattgaggAAGAAGCCGACGCAGACGATGATAATGCCAAAGAAAATGATGAAGAAAATGGAGAAAAAGATAATGATGAACAAATCATCAATCATGAAGAAAATGAGGATGACGACGATTTGCCACCTATGAGTATAGCACCCGTTGTCGAAATTAACGAGGATTTGCAAACTAATTCTTATAATAGTGATGGAAATGAAGAACTTGATGAAACTGTAGATCCAAATGATGCAGTTGATGGCGATGAAGGCGAAAAAGATATTGATCCcgataaagtttatattacaaaaacgcAAAGAGATTTTATTCTCAAATATCGTGatattatacaacaaattaaTACAAAGCGCTGCATTTGCTGTAACAAAGAACACCCTCGACGAAAAGCAGTTATACAACATTTACAGAAAAATGGACATAAAGTTCCTAAGCATACATGCTACAATTGTGTGGTTACTTTTACACATATTGGGGCTTTGCTTAGTCATATGAGATCAAATACGTGTACTGATctttggaaaataatatataacgaaaatGGTATCACTGATGACATAGTTTTAGAAGTTGAACCTAAAGACGTCAAAGTTCAATACAAAGATATACTTAATGCTAGATCTTACGCATGTAAATTATGCCCtgcaaaatttcaattaaaacaattcattaTGAAGCATGTTCTTGATGTACATGAAGACGGTCAATCTCGTTTTCCTCATTCCTGCGTACATTGTGGTTTacgatttaaagaaaaaagtataGGCAAGAGACACATACGTAATGGAGATTGCACAGTTGAAATCTGTTGTGAATTATGTTCCGAAAAGTTTTTGAGCTTGCAAGAATTTAATGACCATGCTGTAGCTATACATGCAGGCAGTTTTGATCCTGATAATCAGAGCAAGTGTGTCGACGGTCGACCTACAGATTGTCCAATATGTGGAAAGAAGAATAGTAGTTACCCAAATTtggttaaacatttaaaaataatacataatgagGAAAAACCTCATCACTGTCAGCATTGTGACGCTAAATTCGAGCAAACTGCTGATCTTAACAAGCATATTTATATGGAACATTCTGATAGATCTTTAGGTATGCATACTAATGAACCTGATATATCTCTTGTAAAAGAGGAAGCTGAGGAGTATCACTATTCTTGTACAGAATGTAATGCTATTTTTGAAACCGTCGATGCTTGGACGGATCATCAGGTTGCGGAACACAATCAGGTCGCTCATCACTGCGACCAATGCGAAAAAAAATTCTTGCGTCCATCAGAACTTGCAGAACATAAGAATACACATTTGCGAGTTAAATTCTATCCTTGTAGCATCTGTTCAAACTCGTACAGTACTCCGCAAAAGTTATCTGAACATGTCCAACAAGCCCACCCAGGAGCGAACACACGGGGTGGTGAATCTGAATTTTTCTGCGACTTATGTATCCGATCATTTAAAAGCCGTCAAGCATATTCTAATCATATGCGTATTCATTCCAAAGTGCCTACCACTAATAGAAAACCGGGAGAAACTAAAGGTTTCGGACCTCAAATCATCGGAAAACCTATTCGTCATTTCTCTATGCAACCTGGTTTTAGTCCTTATGTTCCAAACGCACCTTATTGTTGTGATATTTGCGGTAAAGGATTCATgcacaagaaaaatatatggaaaCATAAAAAGGTGCTGCATGCGGATCTACTTAATGATAGGAACGACAGTGAAGAGAACACTATGCAAGCTTCTACCGAAGAAGATGATTATAATGTTGATGAAAACGGTGCGATTTTGTCGACTCCACAATTTGATAGTTTTAATTTCACAAATCTAACTAACAATATGCAACAGACATCACAAGATGCTTTGCCATACTCCTGcgaattatgttataaaagatTTCCGCTTAGAACTAGTTTATGGAAGCACAAACGTGCTAAACATGGAATTATAAATGCCAGTGCAAGTGGTGCTTCTGAAACCCAAACACAGTCCTCGAATGAAGGCAGATCGAGTTGTactatttgtaaaattactttttcagacaaaaaatcatattatcgTCATAGAAAAAATGTCCACAAGTCAACCGTTCAAATGTGTAAAATATGTGGAAAACCTCTTAACTCAACTTTAGAACTTTATGAACATCTGAAAGCGGCACATGCTCGAGAACTTCTGGGTTATAATGCGAATCAAAGCTCCAGCAAATCACAAGACATGAATCAAGAAATGGACATAGAATACGACGGTGATCAAGATTCAGTCGATCCTAGTGTTGATTATCAAGCCCGCTATCCCTGCGACACGTGTGGGAAACAATTTGTCGGATTATTGGCTCTACAAAATCATCAGTGTATTAACCAGATACAAAACCAGCCTCAAACGTTTGATTGTGAAATATGTCATAAGAGTTATACTTCTATTGCTGCCTTAAAAAGCCACCGAGGCTGGCATCTGCGTTCCCCTGATGGTAAAGCCGCAGCAAATAATTCTGGACTTTGGATGCCTCAAAATAAAGTAACTAGTAAAGTTAGTAAACATGAAGTAGTGGATGCTGTTCCTGTTCCTCCTAAAACATCAACCTCGACGCCAGCCACGTTGGCCAAAAGGAGATTGCCTCCAGAAGTAGAAGTGACAGTCGTGAATCCTAATAAAAAATTGAGATCAGATGATTCTATCGAAATGGATCACCAGAACAATTTATCAGGGGGAGCCGAAGACAGATACTGCAATCTTTGCGATAAAGAATTTACAAAGCGAGCGGCATACCAGCGTCATATGGACGAAGTTCATCAGCCGAACTCGGTATTTTGTCCCGTCTGCGACAAGAGCTTTACGCGGAAATCTACTCTGATCGTGCATATGAAGAAACACTACGAGGGCGGAGAAGGAAGTTCTACACAAATGGAGGAAGACGTACAAGCGTGCGAAGTGTGCGGCGCTCAATTCGATACTGTAAAGGCTTTAAATTCACATCGGGCTTTACATCACGGCGAAGAATCCGCGGAGTCCGAGGACGACGGTGGAGCCATAGCTGCGCCCCCCGGCGAGTTCACGTGCGGCCAGTGCGGCGACGGCGTGGCCACTCCGCGCGATCTGATAGCTCACCGAACGATGCACGCGACTCctactaaatttttttgtaatatctgCAAGGTTTACTTTGCCCGAGCACTTGATTTGTCCTCCCACACCCGGGCCAGACACTCGGACAACGAGAAGGTATTCTTCCCTTGTGCTATGTGCGACCGGTTCTATATGAACAAGAAGAGTTTGCAAAGGCACATTGAAATGGCGCACTGA
- the LOC113400036 gene encoding zinc finger protein 91-like isoform X1: MNVNYDRVCRLCLSSRCELLPIFPTTSSDDSEPPVLASKIKDCVSVQISENDDLPTNVCRKCMDNVNNWHIFKTVCERTQNKLQSLINKESNQLEEVKIKSEPLSDEAYDDGVVIDGSYPDSENASSSRVQPEGPPILASLGLTPRSDKGMESEKDEEYEDEEEMMEQQQTFTHMPNMPEVSITVMRPSGETLHARQGIQQLASKDCLVCGRSYRYSHNARRHELTAHDFDRYTNKINTKKSHAHMQPKFRPNPFNPKARLMPNPISHKMQFHSKSMPPKMMPQKIIAPPKPIPIRTGKNSQNNLPYPLRIKALKDLQIKKKEPQILKTLLTAKPEVLVSEPEIINSGPESPETLISEPEIASFQVEAILSEPDGFVNQHEDDEIDDENNQGQNYDTVDMDSENEIEIARQQENDIQGDENHEVHDEENTQEDENNMEETNDDNEKENREDNGESQDNMDVENNIEEEADADDDNAKENDEENGEKDNDEQIINHEENEDDDDLPPMSIAPVVEINEDLQTNSYNSDGNEELDETVDPNDAVDGDEGEKDIDPDKVYITKTQRDFILKYRDIIQQINTKRCICCNKEHPRRKAVIQHLQKNGHKVPKHTCYNCVVTFTHIGALLSHMRSNTCTDLWKIIYNENGITDDIVLEVEPKDVKVQYKDILNARSYACKLCPAKFQLKQFIMKHVLDVHEDGQSRFPHSCVHCGLRFKEKSIGKRHIRNGDCTVEICCELCSEKFLSLQEFNDHAVAIHAGSFDPDNQSKCVDGRPTDCPICGKKNSSYPNLVKHLKIIHNEEKPHHCQHCDAKFEQTADLNKHIYMEHSDRSLGMHTNEPDISLVKEEAEEYHYSCTECNAIFETVDAWTDHQVAEHNQVAHHCDQCEKKFLRPSELAEHKNTHLRVKFYPCSICSNSYSTPQKLSEHVQQAHPGANTRGGESEFFCDLCIRSFKSRQAYSNHMRIHSKVPTTNRKPGETKGFGPQIIGKPIRHFSMQPGFSPYVPNAPYCCDICGKGFMHKKNIWKHKKVLHADLLNDRNDSEENTMQASTEEDDYNVDENGAILSTPQFDSFNFTNLTNNMQQTSQDALPYSCELCYKRFPLRTSLWKHKRAKHGIINASASGASETQTQSSNEGRSSCTICKITFSDKKSYYRHRKNVHKSTVQMCKICGKPLNSTLELYEHLKAAHARELLGYNANQSSSKSQDMNQEMDIEYDGDQDSVDPSVDYQARYPCDTCGKQFVGLLALQNHQCINQIQNQPQTFDCEICHKSYTSIAALKSHRGWHLRSPDGKAAANNSGLWMPQNKVTSKVSKHEVVDAVPVPPKTSTSTPATLAKRRLPPEVEVTVVNPNKKLRSDDSIEMDHQNNLSGGAEDRYCNLCDKEFTKRAAYQRHMDEVHQPNSVFCPVCDKSFTRKSTLIVHMKKHYEGGEGSSTQMEEDVQACEVCGAQFDTVKALNSHRALHHGEESAESEDDGGAIAAPPGEFTCGQCGDGVATPRDLIAHRTMHATPTKFFCNICKVYFARALDLSSHTRARHSDNEKVFFPCAMCDRFYMNKKSLQRHIEMAH, translated from the exons atgaatGTGAATTATGATCGTGTTTGTAGACTGTGCTTGTCATCTCGATGCGAATTACTACCGATATTtcctaccaccagttcggatgACTCGGAACCTCCTGTCCTCGCTTCGAAAATTAAAGATTGCGTGTCAGTGCAG ATAAGCGAAAATGACGACCTGCCAACTAATGTCTGCAGGAAATGCATGGACAATGTTAATAACTGGCACATATTTAAGACTGTTTGTGAAAGGACACAAAACAAGTTACAGTCTCTTATAAATAAGGAGAGCAACCAACTAGAAGAG GTGAAAATTAAAAGTGAACCCTTATCTGATGAAGCATATGATGATGGAGTGGTTATTGATGGATCATACCCTGATAGTGAG aatGCCTCATCGAGTAGAGTACAACCTGAAGGACCACCTATTTTGGCATCGCTGGGGCTCACACCGAGAAGTGATAAG GGAATGGAGAGTGAGAAAGATGAAGAATATGAAGACGAGGAAGAAATGATGGAGCAGCAGCAAACATTTACGCACATGCCTAATATGCCTGAAGTTTCCATTACTGTCATGCGCCCATCAGGAGAAACTCTTCATGCCCGCCAAGGTATTCAGCAGCTTGCATCTAAGGATTGTCTAGTGTGCGGCCGATCCTATAGGTACTCTCACAATGCTCGACGACATGAACTTACAGCTCATGATTTCGATAGATACACCAACAAGATTAATACAAAGAAATCTCACGCTCATATGCAACCTAAATTCAGGCCGAATCCATTCAATCCTAAGGCCAGATTAATGCCAAATCCAATAAGCCACAAAATGCAATTTCACTCGAAATCTATGCCACCTAAAATGATGCCTCAGAAGATCATTGCACCACCAAAGCCTATACCAATAAGAACAGGGAAAAATTCCCAAAACAACTTACCATATCCACTTCGCATTAAGGCTCTTAAAGATTTGcaaattaagaaaaaagaaCCTCAAATTTTAAAGACATTATTAACTGCCAAGCCAGAAGTTCTAGTTTCGGAAcctgaaataattaattcggGGCCCGAAAGTCCAGAAACATTAATTTCGGAGCCAGAAATTGCCTCATTTCAAGTAGAAGCAATTTTATCAGAGCCAGATGGTTTTGTTAATCAACATGAAGATGACGAAATTGATGATGAAAACAATCAAGGACAAAATTATGACACCGTCGATATGGATTCGGAAAATGAGATTGAGATAGCTCGTCAGCAAGAAAATGATATCCAAGGCGATGAAAATCACGAAGTTCACGATGAAGAAAATACTCAAGAAGATGAGAATAACATGGAGGAGACAAATGACGATAATGAAAAAGAGAACCGTGAAGATAATGGCGAGAGTCAAGATAATATGGAcgtagaaaataatattgaggAAGAAGCCGACGCAGACGATGATAATGCCAAAGAAAATGATGAAGAAAATGGAGAAAAAGATAATGATGAACAAATCATCAATCATGAAGAAAATGAGGATGACGACGATTTGCCACCTATGAGTATAGCACCCGTTGTCGAAATTAACGAGGATTTGCAAACTAATTCTTATAATAGTGATGGAAATGAAGAACTTGATGAAACTGTAGATCCAAATGATGCAGTTGATGGCGATGAAGGCGAAAAAGATATTGATCCcgataaagtttatattacaaaaacgcAAAGAGATTTTATTCTCAAATATCGTGatattatacaacaaattaaTACAAAGCGCTGCATTTGCTGTAACAAAGAACACCCTCGACGAAAAGCAGTTATACAACATTTACAGAAAAATGGACATAAAGTTCCTAAGCATACATGCTACAATTGTGTGGTTACTTTTACACATATTGGGGCTTTGCTTAGTCATATGAGATCAAATACGTGTACTGATctttggaaaataatatataacgaaaatGGTATCACTGATGACATAGTTTTAGAAGTTGAACCTAAAGACGTCAAAGTTCAATACAAAGATATACTTAATGCTAGATCTTACGCATGTAAATTATGCCCtgcaaaatttcaattaaaacaattcattaTGAAGCATGTTCTTGATGTACATGAAGACGGTCAATCTCGTTTTCCTCATTCCTGCGTACATTGTGGTTTacgatttaaagaaaaaagtataGGCAAGAGACACATACGTAATGGAGATTGCACAGTTGAAATCTGTTGTGAATTATGTTCCGAAAAGTTTTTGAGCTTGCAAGAATTTAATGACCATGCTGTAGCTATACATGCAGGCAGTTTTGATCCTGATAATCAGAGCAAGTGTGTCGACGGTCGACCTACAGATTGTCCAATATGTGGAAAGAAGAATAGTAGTTACCCAAATTtggttaaacatttaaaaataatacataatgagGAAAAACCTCATCACTGTCAGCATTGTGACGCTAAATTCGAGCAAACTGCTGATCTTAACAAGCATATTTATATGGAACATTCTGATAGATCTTTAGGTATGCATACTAATGAACCTGATATATCTCTTGTAAAAGAGGAAGCTGAGGAGTATCACTATTCTTGTACAGAATGTAATGCTATTTTTGAAACCGTCGATGCTTGGACGGATCATCAGGTTGCGGAACACAATCAGGTCGCTCATCACTGCGACCAATGCGAAAAAAAATTCTTGCGTCCATCAGAACTTGCAGAACATAAGAATACACATTTGCGAGTTAAATTCTATCCTTGTAGCATCTGTTCAAACTCGTACAGTACTCCGCAAAAGTTATCTGAACATGTCCAACAAGCCCACCCAGGAGCGAACACACGGGGTGGTGAATCTGAATTTTTCTGCGACTTATGTATCCGATCATTTAAAAGCCGTCAAGCATATTCTAATCATATGCGTATTCATTCCAAAGTGCCTACCACTAATAGAAAACCGGGAGAAACTAAAGGTTTCGGACCTCAAATCATCGGAAAACCTATTCGTCATTTCTCTATGCAACCTGGTTTTAGTCCTTATGTTCCAAACGCACCTTATTGTTGTGATATTTGCGGTAAAGGATTCATgcacaagaaaaatatatggaaaCATAAAAAGGTGCTGCATGCGGATCTACTTAATGATAGGAACGACAGTGAAGAGAACACTATGCAAGCTTCTACCGAAGAAGATGATTATAATGTTGATGAAAACGGTGCGATTTTGTCGACTCCACAATTTGATAGTTTTAATTTCACAAATCTAACTAACAATATGCAACAGACATCACAAGATGCTTTGCCATACTCCTGcgaattatgttataaaagatTTCCGCTTAGAACTAGTTTATGGAAGCACAAACGTGCTAAACATGGAATTATAAATGCCAGTGCAAGTGGTGCTTCTGAAACCCAAACACAGTCCTCGAATGAAGGCAGATCGAGTTGTactatttgtaaaattactttttcagacaaaaaatcatattatcgTCATAGAAAAAATGTCCACAAGTCAACCGTTCAAATGTGTAAAATATGTGGAAAACCTCTTAACTCAACTTTAGAACTTTATGAACATCTGAAAGCGGCACATGCTCGAGAACTTCTGGGTTATAATGCGAATCAAAGCTCCAGCAAATCACAAGACATGAATCAAGAAATGGACATAGAATACGACGGTGATCAAGATTCAGTCGATCCTAGTGTTGATTATCAAGCCCGCTATCCCTGCGACACGTGTGGGAAACAATTTGTCGGATTATTGGCTCTACAAAATCATCAGTGTATTAACCAGATACAAAACCAGCCTCAAACGTTTGATTGTGAAATATGTCATAAGAGTTATACTTCTATTGCTGCCTTAAAAAGCCACCGAGGCTGGCATCTGCGTTCCCCTGATGGTAAAGCCGCAGCAAATAATTCTGGACTTTGGATGCCTCAAAATAAAGTAACTAGTAAAGTTAGTAAACATGAAGTAGTGGATGCTGTTCCTGTTCCTCCTAAAACATCAACCTCGACGCCAGCCACGTTGGCCAAAAGGAGATTGCCTCCAGAAGTAGAAGTGACAGTCGTGAATCCTAATAAAAAATTGAGATCAGATGATTCTATCGAAATGGATCACCAGAACAATTTATCAGGGGGAGCCGAAGACAGATACTGCAATCTTTGCGATAAAGAATTTACAAAGCGAGCGGCATACCAGCGTCATATGGACGAAGTTCATCAGCCGAACTCGGTATTTTGTCCCGTCTGCGACAAGAGCTTTACGCGGAAATCTACTCTGATCGTGCATATGAAGAAACACTACGAGGGCGGAGAAGGAAGTTCTACACAAATGGAGGAAGACGTACAAGCGTGCGAAGTGTGCGGCGCTCAATTCGATACTGTAAAGGCTTTAAATTCACATCGGGCTTTACATCACGGCGAAGAATCCGCGGAGTCCGAGGACGACGGTGGAGCCATAGCTGCGCCCCCCGGCGAGTTCACGTGCGGCCAGTGCGGCGACGGCGTGGCCACTCCGCGCGATCTGATAGCTCACCGAACGATGCACGCGACTCctactaaatttttttgtaatatctgCAAGGTTTACTTTGCCCGAGCACTTGATTTGTCCTCCCACACCCGGGCCAGACACTCGGACAACGAGAAGGTATTCTTCCCTTGTGCTATGTGCGACCGGTTCTATATGAACAAGAAGAGTTTGCAAAGGCACATTGAAATGGCGCACTGA
- the LOC113400039 gene encoding protein Tob1: MHIEVQVALNFVISYLYNKLPRRRVNIFGEELEKALKDKFRGHWYPDRPCRGSAFRCLKTGGPLDPVLERAARESGVPVRDVLEHLPRDLAVWVDPGEVSYRIGEKGAVKVLFSSDERAADERTDREVTRAFNPEAQCFRPVEPVAAPSPPAPAAFSPGPPFRAQPLTFTTATFAQTKFGSTKLKTSSKRANRMSPTEFSNYIKQRAVQQQLAARALSPATDPAAYFMARRDAAPGAPPTSYAPPAHLLLAN, translated from the exons ATGCATATTGAAGTACAAGTCGCACTTAACTTTGTCATATCATATCTATACAACAAGCTACCGAGACGGCGGGTCAACATATTCGGGGAAGAATTAGAAAAAGCGCTTAAAGATAAATTCCGGGGTCACTGGTACCCGGATCGGCCGTGCCGGGGGTCAGCGTTTCGATGTCTGAAAACCGGCGGTCCTTTAGACCCAGTTCTGGAGCGAGCTGCACGAGAATCTGGCGTGCCGGTCCGAGATGTACTGGAACACCTTCCACGGGACCTTGCTGTTTGGGTCGATCCAG GCGAGGTGTCGTACCGTATCGGCGAGAAGGGTGCGGTAAAAGTGCTGTTTAGCAGCGACGAACGTGCCGCTGACGAAAGGACCGATAGAGAG GTAACCCGTGCATTTAACCCGGAAGCGCAGTGTTTCCGGCCTGTGGAGCCAGTAGCGGCCCCATCGCCGCCCGCGCCTGCGGCTTTCTCGCCCGGCCCGCCCTTCCGAGCGCAGCCTCTAACCTTCACAACTGCCACATTCGCGCAAACCAAATTTGGAAGCACCAAATTGAAAACGAGCAGCAAACGCGCCAACCGCATGTCACCCACCGAGTTCAGCAACTACATCAAGCAGCGGGCGGTACAGCAGCAGCTGGCAGCGCGCGCGTTGTCGCCGGCGACGGACCCCGCGGCGTACTTCATGGCGCGGCGCGACGCGGCGCCCGGAGCGCCGCCCACGTCCTACGCGCCGCCAGCGCACTTGCTGCTAGCCAACTGA
- the Rab26 gene encoding ras-related protein Rab-37 isoform X1 — MWNPHSLDNRQMEKRVVVGRVRPTWARNLPEAREDDDKSEELGVMPHSDPPSPTETWNQGKQDEKYDVFGKVMLLGDSGVGKTCMLVRFRDGTFLAGNYISTVGIDFRNKVVTVDGIKVKLQIWDTAGQERFRSVTHAYYRDAHALLLLYDVTNKISFDNIRAWLGEIREYAQDDVVIMLLGNKSDSGLERAVRREEGQRLAREYQVAFMETSAKTGLNVEDAFAHVARALVAKANPVDPSRLVVRAQPSQEQRSSCPPCS; from the exons ATGTGGAACCCACACTCCTTAGACAATAGACAAATGGAGAAGAGAGTTGTGGTCGGGAGGGTCAGACCCACGTGGGCTCGGAACCTTCCAGAAGCGAGGGAGGATGACGATAAAAGCGAAGAGCTTGGAGTCATGCCTCACAGCGATCCACCATCACCGACTGAGACCTGGAATCAAGGAAAACAAGATGAAAAATACGACGTATTTGGAAag GTGATGCTGCTCGGTGACAGCGGCGTCGGAAAGACGTGCATGCTCGTTCGCTTCCGGGACGGCACTTTTCTCGCCGGCAATTACATTTCCACCGTTGGAATCGACTTCCGG AATAAGGTAGTGACGGTGGACGGTATAAAGGTAAAACTTCAGATATGGGACACTGCAGGACAGGAGCGCTTTCGCAGCGTCACACACGCTTACTACAGAGATGCACATG CTCTTCTCTTGTTGTATGACGTTACTAACAAGATCAGCTTCGACAACATACGAGCCTGGCTTGGAGAAATCCGCGAATACGCCCAGGACGACGTTGTTATCATGCTCCTAG GAAACAAGTCGGACAGCGGACTCGAGAGGGCAGTGCGGCGGGAGGAGGGGCAGCGGTTAGCGAGAGAGTACCAAGTCGCCTTTATGGAGACTTCTGCGAAAACCGGCCTCAACGTTGAAGACGCTTTTGCTCACGTGGCGCGCGCTTTAGTCGCGAAAGCGAATCCCGTCGACCCCTCCAGGCTAGTGGTGCGCGCGCAACCGTCACAAGAGCAACGGTCTTCGTGTCCGCCATGTTCTTAG